actaagatctcttttggaggGATGATATGAGTAGAAttatcattgttgacttcttcaattggtACCTCTATACCTTTAtcgggttcatcatcatcaatatcattagtccaaagaaaagtataatcttctagtttcttgggttcatctttgaaaccatcttcattttctaaaaagatcacatttctagaaacataaactttatcttatttaatatcataacatctataacccttttgagtttcggaatacccaataaaaacacaacaaatagcTTTGGAGGAAAGCTTATCGtctttgtcacttaacacaaaacatttgcaaccaaagactttaagtctattgtaattaggtttaacatgatgaagtctttcaaaaggagaaatatgtttcaaaagtttggtaggcattctattaattaaataggttgaagtcaaaacagcctcggcccaaaagtttttgggaacatttttagataaaagaagggctctacccaaaagtttttgggaacatttttagataaaagaagggctctagtagtttcaataatgtgcctatgtttacgttcggccactccgttttgttgtggagtgttaggacaagatctttgatgaacaatgcctttttcttttagaaattgttgaaattcatttgacataaattctcctcccgaatcacttctaaagactttgatatttgagccaaattgggtatagatcatgttgtagaaattcttaaagtttgtgAATACTTCCGATTTgtgcttgagaaaataaacccaagtatgcctagaataatcattaataaagatcacatagtacaataatcctccttttgacataataggagcgggtccccacacatccgaatgcaccaaatcaaaagatttttgggcaataaaatttctattatcaaaaggtaagactttcattttagccttaatacaatcattacaatcaaagttcttttgacaaaaattctccatgaatggaagatgagacattttttctatattggaatgtccaagtctttgatgccaagtttgaatgtcacattctttggagatattgcaagatggtcttgaaaggtccaaaaagtctatgtagtagagattatttgttctaaaaccttccccaatcatcttcttggatatccgatcctgtatcaaacatttggattgtgagaagattacatcaaaaccaaggtcggctatttgagaaacggacaataaatttaagtttaatttaggaatatgtcttacttgaggtacttttaaaattttggatccaaaagataggtcaagatttccaataaaatcaatttcaagaaaggtaccatccgccgttttcacaaaggaataagaatcatttttagtgcattcggtgagaagggattcataaggagtcatatgaaaagatgcacccgaatcaataatccaagagtacttacttgaagaagtagatgccacggtCGCTCCCAAAGTCGAAGGTATGCTTCCTCCTTttagaaaaggttgaagagcacttatgagttgCTCAAGTTGGAATgaacttgcttctttcttctcttcttgaatttgagccgcaacattgcttcttttatcaaaaattctaagttttggacatcttggcttggtatgtccttcttcttgacaatgatagcaaataatttttttccttgttccttcatttgtacgattgaagtgaggaggtctataaggtctcaagtaggcccccggcctagatgtggcaagcacattgttgactttctctttatcaagacaaagacgattttcctccatttgaagttccgcaatagcctcattcatagatggtgttttagaacgatgaagtaaagcggttttgacaccatcaaattctggtctaagacctatgataaacttgtaaaacttctcacgttgtatttgcttttctctaagaataagatcttgtgtccaatgtggttcaaaaatactcaattcatcatacaattgatccatttcagccacataatctttaatggatctatctccttgttgaagattgtgaattttgagttgaacatgatgcatataagcaacatctctcatggtatgagttttctttagatattcccaagcttctagggcagaatttaatttagagatttgcccgctagtagcattgtcaacacaagtcaagatccaagtaatgattttgtgatgaccaacactctattcttcccattttttgttgtattcagccattaccttctctttttcggttgcatccaattccatagcccttccatcaacaactttcgtaaggactagttgtggttcaagttttgtcccatcaactagtccccaaaggcttttactacgaataaagtgttccatagttctagcccattgtatgtaatttgttgatgagagtttgggaaaaggaagagaagagactttgtcatccatgggcacaatcaacaaggtagatccacttacaagttatgaagaagatggcagccacGTGAAAAGAAGACCACGGCAAGGATTAAAAACTCAACAATGATAGAAACCAGTCACCCTTTCAACAGCCACGagctcaccaccaagggagctagatttcgtcaagaaatcaccaaaaagaagccagcaaaaacactcttcttcttgtgtaaaactgcagcaagcaatatctcgaacacttggagtgcttcacagctccaacgcaagaataaaaactgaaccttcaatcttgaatggcagcaagacaaagagccaaagacgaggctctgataccatgtaaatcaggcccaaagaaacaacctcttcaagtaatatcagccttgaagctttcactaacaagtcaatctcacaaaccctcaaacaagaggtaaagaagaacttaaattaatcacaCAAAGAGATACAAGAAGTGGGCTAAAAAGTCATGCCTAAAACAATGGGAgagctgccctatttatagaggagagggccaaagagaagaaggaggaggcagtcccaacggctagaaatctagccgttgggactagtctccctctatgaaaaatagaaaaaggagagggataaaaggggaaaacagaaaataatacataaagaaaaaatacataaagaaagtgaaaattacataggtgtcctaagtacccaaaatataaaatatatatatatatatatatatataaagcatatattagatgactaatatatgtgatatatataaatgtatatatgtatacatatgggatacatacattctaacaaaaacatcaccaacttttaaatgtggcgcgttccctaatgcttcatactcATTTATCTGCATATTTTTTTAGAGATGTCATCCTCACTGCCTATTACGTGACCAACTGTTTACCCAGCCTCCATTGACAACCTGGTTCTCATTAAACTtgcaacatgctttgttcacatccttgggCCTATACATGATAACTTGGTTGTTCAAGCAAttaaatgtatctttattggctactttagaaatcataaaggttacaaatgcttCGACCCAttgactcaaaaagagtatataagtgcggatgtcacattctttgagtctcagccttattatagtCTCTCTCCTACCTCTACTAAGATGCCGCAATTATCTGACCCACTACCTATCCCTTATTCCATTGGAGTCATTCCCATGTGAGTCTCCTTCTAGTGAGTCTTCTTCTAGTGTTTCCAAGTTTtgtgatcctccgctggtctacacacatCGACAGGATCCCTCTCATGATCATTCCCCAACTTCTTCTCGAAAGCTAAGTATATATGAACTGAGTATACATAGTCTATCTGAGCCCACTATAAAtcagtgtcacaaaaaacgaGTATTATATGCCAAAAACGAATCTGGTGAATAAAACGGGAATaagacgcgtttttttttttaaatggcaaaaaatataaaatgcgtattgtagaaacaaaatgtgcacgagagaagaagaaagcacacggatgtaacgtggaaaaccctcgactcgagggaagaaaaaccacgggtgaggaggtctggtgcccactagcctccagacactctctctcttcaacacttcattaacacaaagattagggtttacagaagtataagtagtcctaattaggacaaaccggatcgggtacggatccggacccgaacaacaaaacccgtcaacactccccctcaagttgggcatacatatcaaacatgcccaacttggatacatttctctcaaatggagttacacttaaggccttggttaggacatcagcagtttggtcttcagacttcatgtacggtagcgttaattccttagcatcaattctttctctgatgaagtgacggtcgatctccacatgctttgttcgatcatgaagaaccgggttgttagccaagttaattgcagacttattatcacaatacatcctcataggcccttcaatctctattccaatatctgtcagtaagatcttcagccataacaattctgataccccagtagccacagccctatattcagcctctgcactcgagcgggaacacacatcttgtctcttgcttctccaaacaaccaaatttccccccaagtagacgcagtatcctgaagtagatcttctggtgtcaacacagcctgcccagtctgcatcagaatacccttcaacttcaatagatctttgttgcacatatagaagtccctttccgggattcttcttcaagtagcacaaaattctatctacagccttcaagtgcatatctgtaggtgcatgcatgaactggctcatcacatttacaacaaatgtgatatcaggtctagtcagagtgagataaatcagtttgccaactagacgttgatatctccctttagcttcttcacccaacagttctccatctttgctaccaagtttatgcccagcatctataggagtagaggctggtctgcatcccagttttcctgtctcctttagtagatccagggtatacttcctttgactaagtacaagagttgtacctgatctagcaatttcaatacccagaaaatacttcagcttaccaagatcttttagatcgaattcagtagatagtaaaccctttaatcttgctatctcttccttatcatcacctgtaacaatcatatcatcaacataaaccaatagtagagtaactttactctctcttctctttacaaacagggtatgatctccatttccttgtttgtagccatgtttcttcataacaagtctgagccgttcaaaccatgctcggggagactgtttcagcccatacaaagctttcttcaatttacaacattttccaggcttctcaaaacctggtggcatgcacatgtacacttcctcttcgagatctccattgagaaaggcattttttacatcaagttggcacatctcccaacccttcagcaccgccaatgaaataataactctaacagtcttcatctttgcaacaggagcaaacgtctctaagtagtcgatcccatatttctgactgaaccccttggccaccaatcgtgctttgtacctttcaatgctaccatctggtttgtacttaacagtgtagacccacttcgacccaaccaagtgggctgcttcaggaatatcaaccacctcccatgtctgatttctgtctaaagcttccatctcttctttcattgcatgagaccacttagtgtcaccctgagcctctgtagcattcctgggaatcacaaccacagccaaggaggatacaaaacatttatagtcagtgctcaatctagagtaagatacgaagttaccaatagggtgctgggtacatgacctgaccccctttctcaaggcaataggaagatcctccttttcttttccaacatcttgcttctgaacacgacttggatcatccaaggaagaagtaggattgggattcggtgtaacctcctcatcatcaatcaccttgtcagtacaagctcttctcctggaatacacctgtccaaacatacgattaccctcttgttctgtcaccaaaggatgctctccctccttctcctgttcatgtacatcagtagtcgtcccctcttcatctttgccatcttcatctttgccaagcaccttggcaacaggattctcttcacgcctgtaatccataaagtctgtaaactgaatttcctgtgtgggagaatactcttccttagacattaatttctccccctgaagagaattctcaccaaaataggagacatgttccaagaatgtgacatctttggtaatgtgaagacgaccagtggtaggatctagacatttataacctttttgagtggaagaatacccaagaaagacgcccttaatagatttgggatcaagtttttttacattggggctgtggttatgtatgaaacacacacatccaaagactcgaggaggaagatgaaaaggttgactactccctggaagcatagagtatggagtacgaccctttagcacacgagtgggcatgcgattaatcaagtagacactagtaaggattgcatcaccccaatagtattttgggagatgtctttggaacagtatggctcgggtgacattgagcaactgacgatttttcctctcagcaaccccattttgagggggggtataactacaggatgtctcatgaacaatccccctctttcgaaagaattcttcaacagtgagacacagatattcacgagcattatcagaccgaaaagtcttgacagaatttccatattggttttccactaggaggatgaaagtttcaataatgtgaggcacctcactacgatctttcaacaaatacacaaaggtacatcttgaataatcatctataaaggttataaagtattgaaaaccaccacgagaatgaatgcccgaaggcccccacacatcagaatgaaccaaggagaaagctttattagaacgactatttgaaattggataagaagctctaacatgcttcgcaaactgacacacatcacatgataacatggaaatgtttaaactagaacatagttcagggaacaaatgtttcaaaatcccaaatgggagatgaccaaggcgttcatgccaaaacaaaaataactgacgacactcttcctccttcttctctgttctgctgactgctgacataagagctgtgacaacgcgtataggaagccgatacagcccatcagacaccaaaccaatcccaatcctcttccctgtcaccaagtcctgcaaaacacaacgtttttcagaaaatataagctcacacttcagttccttggtaatcttactaacagataacaaatttaagggaagatgaggaacatgtaaggcatcatgaactaaaaaattatttaacaaggaaagactccctttccctgccactgaagtaaaggaaccatcggcaagggacacacgttcctttcccgaggatagcttgtagtcatggaaaagcttggggttgccagtcatgtgatgagtggcaccactgtcaacaatccattcacccatagaagaagtaccttctccccctgaaacagccaatgcctgattgatcttcacctcatctggtgtatctgcctgaccaacatcaatcttgctcaaatatgctcgtagctcacgaatctgctctgcagaaatagaacctttcccatcactcagacttgttgcagacgatacaggcttcttcccactcgaagacctccccctactatccttcttctctggatacaggtcccaacaaaaatccctagtatgaccaagttttttgcaatgagtacattttcgggaagaacgaggagttccaacaggggcacggctaacataggcagactgttcttccccctttcgtccactagagagcagccttctctgttcctcagcttcaacacgggaatagacatcttcaatactaaatgattcgtcagagttaagaatctgaccccttatattttcaaagtcatcattcagtccggataagaaaaggaataccctgttttcccatttatcagtcatgtactgcatctggtcgtgaggacacctccatggaatatcagagtgatagtcaaggtcctcccacttagattttaatgctgcataaaagtctgcaaccgagagagcaccttgtcgcagggaatacacatccttcataagttgatacacacgaactttccttttcttttggccatacatctgctccaaaataatccacatatcccttgcagtcttcttacgaagaatgaggggttggatatccggggacactgaattgacaatccaggttttgacctggttgtcttcaagaaaccatgtatcccaagccagactatctgcagcaggttcaacctttctcccattcacataggcaatgcgtcctcgcccagcaatccccatggtaatcgcagcagaccatcgggaatagttctccttggtaagttgaatggtggtaacctgaaccggtacatgatcagtccgcgcagacacaacatcaggcagagtagtgttgactgaagaagaagacgagtcagccatgatcacgaggtagaagtggctgccaaagaacacacacagcagcagtaaccgAGAGAAGAGGTGAGATGACGCAGTCGGGGATCAACGGCGGAAGTGGCGGGAGCTGCGGAAGCAGCAGGAcgcggcggaagcagagggccgCGCTTGGCAGCGCGCGCCGAGAAGAGGCGACggcgtcggacgtcggcgtcggtggtcggacgtcggcgtcggcaGAGGCGTCAGCAGAGACGTTGGCGTCGGCAGTCACGACACCAGCGACGCAGCAGCGGTCACAGCCACGGCGGGGCAGCGACGGAGGCAGTCACGCGGCCACGgtgcggcgacagcggcggtggtcacggtcacggccaggacagcggcggcgcagcaagggcagcggcggcgacggtggtagcggcggcggcagtcagggttggaacttcacaaccatagaacaaaaaacagattttgttttctccaagtccgacggctctgataccatgtagaaacaaaatgtgcacgagagaagaagaaagcacacggatgtaacgtggaaaaccctcgactcgagggaagaaaaaccacgggtgaggaggtctggtgcccactagcctccagacactctctctcttcaacacttcattaacacaaagattagggtttacagaagtataagtagtcctaattaggacaaaccggatcgggtacggatccggacccgaacaacaaaacccgtcaacacgtattatacgcgtttttcgcacaaattttttaaaagcgCGAGACTTGTTTTAAAAAGTGACACCGCatgtaatatttataaaaatgttggtttattttaaacttgattgccccttttaatggcaaaatgTATTTTTAGATAGAAAAAGAGGGCTTAGGTTAAAATCGACTATCGAATTCCTCCTTCTCGTCTTCTCATTCGAGTGAAACTTAAAAGTGGAGAGGGGAGTCGCCGACCGCCATGAACGGTGAGAGGGGTCGACGGGAGTCGCCGGAGGTTGACTGAACCGTCGATGGGAATCGCCGAAGGCTATCGCTGGAAGCTAACAGGAATCGCCGGAGGCTGATGGGAGTCGAGCATCAACGGTTCGGCTAGCTCTGGTTTACACTTTTATTATGttaaatttataatttgtttgtttgttggttAGTCGAGCATCAATGGTGTTGGGACGTAAGCTCTGTTTTGTACTTTTGTTATGTTCGTAAGTTAGAATCGTGCAGTAACAGGTCCTTGCACTGTCATATGCTAGGTTTCTACAAAGAGTTGTACTCTTTTCACATGATATAGAATGATTTACATGAGGAGTTAACACCGGAGTTGTAGTCTTCTGCATAAAAAAACACCATTTTCCTTGTTGACTATTTTGATATGTAGTTCTTTgattctttcttaatttcttaactTGTTGAATGGTTTAGGTGGTGGTGGTACATTTTTAATCATGCCTAAAGGCAAAAACATATTCTGGCAACATGCAGAATTAAATGAGGAAGAAAAATTGATTTGCAATTTCTGTGGAGAACAATATACAGGAGGAATCACTTGGTTTAATACTTGAAACATTCTTCTAATTAAttttgtgaagagaaaatgagatgaGGCTACAAATCAAACTGGGGTTGTAAAAAACAATGATAAGTGATGAGTTCAAGTCAGAGTGCACAACTACTATTTCCtgccaaaaggaaaaggaaaaaaaagttgtatcCACTTCAAAAACATGACTCTCCTAAAAATTTAAGAGAACCAAGAAGTTAAATTGATATCCTAACTTAATTTTACAAGATTCACAAACAAAAGAACTAAAAACATACCACCAATGAATTGTATATAAGACTTTCACGTATGTCTGCAATTATTGGTCTGACAAGCTCTCCTGTATATTCAATGACCTGATAGAAATGAAATAAGTAACCATTCGGTCGTCTATAGGGAAAGAGGGATGGGGGACTCATTGGATTTAAGAACCTATTAACTTACCATATCACCAGCTCTAAGTGCATGCTTCGCAAAGACCCCAAATCCATGAATAGCTGATTTCCCTACAGTTTATAaagcaaaataattcaaataagCCAAAAGTATTGCACATAAATCTAGGAATCATTATGAGTGGAAAgacaccaacaaaaaaaaaattcaagacaaAAATAAACTAAGCACACAGCTGAAAACAGAAGAGTTGGTACTATCTCCAGGCTATACCTCcacacaatttttaaaaaaataatatctaaatatttaatatttacgTAAATAACCTTTATCACATGGAAGGTCAGGCAAAAGTTATGATGTATAAAATAAACAGTGAACACAGAAGTCTGCATTGTtatgaaagaaattcaattaAGATATGGCTTAgtaaaatggaaataaatcatttactcttctctttttttcctttttacttgaTAAACCTTTTTACTATAGGCCATCGTACATGGataattttccttttagatTATGTTCATGTATTTGTATGATATACTTTATCAAGAGACCGGACAGTGGACAC
This window of the Nymphaea colorata isolate Beijing-Zhang1983 chromosome 2, ASM883128v2, whole genome shotgun sequence genome carries:
- the LOC126409776 gene encoding uncharacterized protein LOC126409776; its protein translation is MADSSSSSVNTTLPDVVSARTDHVPVQVTTIQLTKENYSRWSAAITMGIAGRGRIAYVNGRKVEPAADSLAWDTWFLEDNQVKTWIVNSVSPDIQPLILRKKTARDMWIILEQMYGQKKRKVRVYQLMKDVYSLRQGALSVADFYAALKSKWEDLDYHSDIPWRCPHDQMQYMTDKWENRVFLFLSGLNDDFENIRGQILNSDESFSIEDVYSRVEAEEQRRLLSSGRKGEEQSAYVSRAPVGTPRSSRKCTHCKKLGHTRDFCWDLYPEKKDSRGRSSSGKKPVSSATSLSDGKGSISAEQIRELRAYLSKIDVGQADTPDEVKINQALAVSGGEGLGDREEDWDWFGV